A window of Amycolatopsis australiensis contains these coding sequences:
- the aceA gene encoding isocitrate lyase yields MTEQAKQAAAELEAQWANDPRWAGVQRSYSAEDVIKLRGSVVEEHTLARRGAEKLWDLLHTEDYVHALGALTGNQAVQQVRAGLKAIYLSGWQVAADANLAGQTYPDQSLYPANSVPAVVRRINNALGRADQINWAEGNTDIDWYAPIVADAEAGFGGPLNAFELMKGMIAAGAAGVHWEDQLASEKKCGHLGGKVLIPTKQHERTLNAARLAADVLNVPTLVVARTDAQAATLLTSDVDERDRKYLTGGRTAEGFYEVSNGIEPCIDRGLAYAKYADLLWMETSTPDLEIARKYAEAIKAEYPDQMLAYNCSPSFNWKKHLDDDTIARFQRELGAMGYKFQFITLAGFHALNYSMFDLAHGYAREGMTAYVDLQEREFASEERGYTATKHQREVGTGFFDLVSTALNPESSTTALKGSTEEAQFH; encoded by the coding sequence ATGACGGAACAGGCCAAGCAGGCGGCCGCGGAGCTGGAAGCGCAGTGGGCGAACGACCCCCGCTGGGCGGGCGTGCAGCGCTCCTACTCGGCCGAAGACGTGATCAAGCTGCGCGGCAGCGTCGTCGAGGAGCACACCCTGGCCCGCCGCGGCGCGGAGAAGCTTTGGGACCTGCTGCACACCGAGGACTACGTGCACGCGCTGGGCGCGCTGACCGGTAACCAGGCCGTCCAGCAGGTGCGGGCCGGCCTCAAGGCGATCTACCTGTCCGGCTGGCAGGTCGCGGCCGACGCCAACCTGGCCGGCCAGACCTACCCGGACCAGAGCCTCTACCCGGCCAACTCGGTCCCGGCCGTCGTCCGCCGCATTAACAACGCGCTGGGCCGCGCCGACCAGATCAACTGGGCCGAGGGCAACACCGACATCGACTGGTACGCCCCGATCGTCGCCGACGCCGAGGCGGGCTTCGGTGGCCCGCTCAACGCGTTCGAGCTGATGAAGGGCATGATCGCCGCCGGTGCCGCGGGTGTGCACTGGGAGGACCAGCTCGCGTCGGAGAAGAAGTGCGGCCACCTCGGCGGCAAGGTCCTCATCCCGACCAAGCAGCACGAGCGCACGCTCAACGCCGCCCGCCTCGCCGCGGACGTGCTGAACGTGCCGACGCTGGTCGTCGCCCGCACCGACGCGCAGGCCGCGACGCTGCTGACCAGCGACGTCGACGAGCGTGACCGCAAGTACCTGACCGGCGGCCGCACCGCCGAGGGCTTCTACGAGGTCAGCAACGGCATCGAGCCGTGCATCGACCGCGGCCTGGCCTACGCGAAGTACGCCGACCTGCTGTGGATGGAGACCTCCACGCCGGACCTGGAGATCGCGCGCAAGTACGCCGAGGCGATCAAGGCCGAGTACCCGGACCAGATGCTGGCCTACAACTGCTCGCCGTCGTTCAACTGGAAGAAGCACCTGGACGACGACACGATCGCGCGGTTCCAGCGCGAGCTGGGCGCGATGGGCTACAAGTTCCAGTTCATCACGCTGGCCGGCTTCCACGCCCTGAACTACTCGATGTTCGACCTGGCGCACGGCTACGCCCGCGAGGGCATGACCGCCTACGTCGACCTGCAGGAGCGCGAGTTCGCTTCGGAGGAGCGCGGCTACACCGCGACCAAGCACCAGCGCGAGGTCGGCACCGGCTTCTTCGACCTCGTGTCGACGGCGCTGAACCCGGAGAGCTCGACCACCGCGCTCAAGGGCTCCACCGAGGAAGCCCAGTTCCACTGA